CGACTGGATCCTATTTACAGAAGAACGCCCCGTGGTCACCGTAAAACCGCTGCGCGGTGCGGACCAGATCCAGCGCAATTATGAGGGCACGTGGCGCTCGGTGGCCAGCTACCTCACCAAGACGCTGCAGGAGACCCAATCGGAATCGCTGCGCAAGCGCACGTTGTCCTTCATGGAATCCCGCGAGTGCGATACCTGCCACGGCCGCCGGTTGAACCCGCGGGCGCTCAAGGTGACGTATGCGGGAATGAGCATCGATAAGCTGGGTGCCCTGCCGCTGGATCGGGTCTACGAGGTACTCAGCGCGCAGGAACCGGAGGAAAACTCCGCTGAGGATCTGCTGCTCAAGCAGGTGTTGCCGGCGCTGACCTCCGCCCTGGAGCTGGGGCTGGCGCACCTCAGCCTGGACCGGCCCACCCAGAGCCTTTCGGCGGGCGAATTGCAGCGCATTCGGCTCGCCGCCCAGCTGCGTTCTGGCCTCTTTGGCGTGGCGTATGTGCTCGATGAGCCGTCTGCCGGCCTGCACCCCGATGAGCGCGGGGCTGTGCTGGATATGTGCCGCCGGTTTATTGACGCCGGCAATTCGGTGCTGCTGGTAGAACACGATATGGATCTGGTGGCCCAGGCGGATTGGCTCGTGGACGTTGGCCCCTACGCCGGCGAGGGCGGCGGCAAGGTGGTCTATTCCGGTCCGGTCGAGGACTACGACGCCGATACCCCTACCGCCCGCGCGTTGGCGCAGCGTGAGCTCGCGCTTGCCGATGCCCCCCGTACCCCCTCCAACCACCTCCGCCTCCACGGCATTTCTGCGCGCAGCATCGACGGGCTCGATGTGGACTTTGGCCTGGGGCAATTTACCGCGGTGGCCGGTGTATCGGGTTCCGGCAAGTCGACGCTGGTAAGCACCGTGCTGGCAGAAACCCTCAAGGAATCCGCCACCGCCGTGGCGGATGAGGATAAAGACGATGCAGACGAGGGCGGCCACGAATTCTCCCTTGCCGGGGTAGAGGGCCTGGATAAGGTCTCCCGGCTGGTGCAGATTTCCCAAAAGCCCATTGGCCGCACCCCGCGTTCCACGCTGGCCACCTATACCGGCCTTTTCGATAACGTGCGCAAGCTTTTTGCCTCCACCCCGGAGGCCAAGGAGCGCAAGTGGACGGTCTCGCGCTTTTCCTACAACGTAAAGCAGGGTCAGTGCCCTACCTGCGGTGGCGCCGGAAAAATCGAGGTAGAACTGGTCTTTTTGCCGGGGTCCTATACCACCTGCCCGCAATGTGGCGGCGCCCGCTTCAACGATGAGACCCTCGAGGTGACCTGGCATGGGCGCAGCATCGCAGAGGTGCTGGAGCTTACCGTGGATGAGGCCGCCGAATTCTTTGCCGAGGAACCAAAGATCCACCGCGCCATCGCCACGCTGCAGGCCGTGGGCCTGGGCTACCTCCGCTTGGGGCAAGGCGCGCCGGAGCTTTCCGGCGGCGAGGCGCAGCGCATCAAGCTCGCCACGGAGTTGCAGCGCTCCCGCAATTCGCGGCGCGGGCACACCGTCTACATGCTGGACGAGCCCACCACGGGCCTGCACCCGGCCGATATTGCCCTGCTCAATGCGGAGCTGCACAAGCTTGTCGATGCCGGGCATACCGTGATCGTCATCGAGCACGATCTCAACGTTTTGGCCAGCGCGGACCGCATCATTGAGATGGGCCCCGGAGCCGGTGCGGACGGCGGGCAGATCATCGCGGATGCCACCCCAAGCCAGCTGGCCGCGGAAGATACCGCGACCGGCCGGGCGCTGCGGGCGCGCCAGCGTCAGAGCTAGCATTTCCTCGGTTCGGCGCTGGCATCTGGGAGATTCCCTGGGATCTCACAGGAAAATGATGTACATCTGGTAGGCATGACAAATAATGGCTTTGGTGAAAACGGTTCCAATAGCCGAAAAGGCTCTCATGATGATGGCCGCGGCACTGACGAGACCCGCCAGTGGTCTGGCCCGGCCGAGGATGCCACGCGCCAGATAGGCCGCGTCCCAGATAATGCGGCCGGTAACGCCCGCAACCAGCGCCCACAGCAGTATTTCCCGGGCGCGCAGCAGCCGCAGAATGAGACGCGGCAATTCGACGCGAACGCCGATTACCAGCAGAATTACCAACAAAACTACCAGCAGCCCGGCGGGCAGTATGGCCAGCAGTACGGTCAACAACAGTATGGCCAGCAACAATACGCCCAGCAGCAGTATGAGCCGGTGCCATCAGACTATGACCCGGATC
The window above is part of the Corynebacterium accolens genome. Proteins encoded here:
- a CDS encoding excinuclease ABC subunit UvrA — protein: MTIKVRDAHLHNLRNVDVDMPRGQLVAVTGVSGSGKSSLAFGTIHGEGQRRYLESVAPFARRLISSAVDPQVSQVEGLPPTVALQQSTSGGGARSTVGTVSALSNSVRLLYSRAGDNPEGLYSDAFSPNTPEGMCPQCQGAGVVHEPTEQSMVPDPTLSIEQGAIKAWPGAWAGKNFHDILMNLGYDLDSPWQDLPQEDRDWILFTEERPVVTVKPLRGADQIQRNYEGTWRSVASYLTKTLQETQSESLRKRTLSFMESRECDTCHGRRLNPRALKVTYAGMSIDKLGALPLDRVYEVLSAQEPEENSAEDLLLKQVLPALTSALELGLAHLSLDRPTQSLSAGELQRIRLAAQLRSGLFGVAYVLDEPSAGLHPDERGAVLDMCRRFIDAGNSVLLVEHDMDLVAQADWLVDVGPYAGEGGGKVVYSGPVEDYDADTPTARALAQRELALADAPRTPSNHLRLHGISARSIDGLDVDFGLGQFTAVAGVSGSGKSTLVSTVLAETLKESATAVADEDKDDADEGGHEFSLAGVEGLDKVSRLVQISQKPIGRTPRSTLATYTGLFDNVRKLFASTPEAKERKWTVSRFSYNVKQGQCPTCGGAGKIEVELVFLPGSYTTCPQCGGARFNDETLEVTWHGRSIAEVLELTVDEAAEFFAEEPKIHRAIATLQAVGLGYLRLGQGAPELSGGEAQRIKLATELQRSRNSRRGHTVYMLDEPTTGLHPADIALLNAELHKLVDAGHTVIVIEHDLNVLASADRIIEMGPGAGADGGQIIADATPSQLAAEDTATGRALRARQRQS